The Puntigrus tetrazona isolate hp1 chromosome 13, ASM1883169v1, whole genome shotgun sequence genome contains the following window.
atatatatatatatatatatatatatatatatatatatagtctaaaTAGAGATAATGACATTTGCAGTTACTGTCTGTCTGggaattttttgggtgaaagtTTCTTTTAGGACGGTTATAGGTGCTGACTTAATGCAAATTGACTACAGAAATGCATTGCATgtaaagaaagctttctaatgAATTTTAAACACATAATCTGGACCCGTACCGTTCCTTAGCCTCCGCTGCCCGGTCGCGTTGACGTCTGTTTTTAAACCAGTTACTGACTTGTGTTGTCGTTAGCCCCGTTGCCTCTGCTAGCTCCCTCTTCTCCCGCGGGGAAGGGTACGGATTATGGGTGTACCATTCCCGCAGCACGCTCCTGCTCTTTTCTTTAAAGCAGTAACTTGTCTCCTCGCCGTCCCAAATGGAGCGGGGCAGCGGAAACTTTCTTCGGACGCGGTACTTCCCAACAGCCCCAAGAGGGCGGCCCCGGAGCTTCTCAGCCTCGATATAATGCGCTTTGAGCCACAGCTGCTGCAGCTTCGGGTGGTTGTGCGGGGAGAACTGGTGGCTCTCCAGGATCTTATAAAGCTCTCTGAAATTTCCCCGGTGAAAAGCGACCACGGCTTTCGCTTTGAGCACGCTCTCGTTCTTGTGGAGATGTTCGCAAGCCGGCAGAGACCACAAGAAGCGCCCGAGACGTTCAATGTTTCCACCCTGCTGAAGGACCTCGCAGACGCACGCCACTTGCTCTTGC
Protein-coding sequences here:
- the six2a gene encoding homeobox protein SIX2a translates to MSMLPTFGFTQEQVACVCEVLQQGGNIERLGRFLWSLPACEHLHKNESVLKAKAVVAFHRGNFRELYKILESHQFSPHNHPKLQQLWLKAHYIEAEKLRGRPLGAVGKYRVRRKFPLPRSIWDGEETSYCFKEKSRSVLREWYTHNPYPSPREKRELAEATGLTTTQVSNWFKNRRQRDRAAEAKERENNENSNTNSHNPLSSSMNGNKTILGSSDDDKTPSGTPDHTSSSPALLLTSNPGLQSLHGLAPPPGPSAIPVPSADSVHHHHSLHDTILNPMSSNLVDLGS